From the bacterium genome, the window TTTCCGACCATCGCCGGATCCCTCGAAAAGTCGGCCTGTCCGTGCGAAGCGCCGCCCTGCGCCAGGCCGCCGAGGATCTTCTTGACATCGCCGTAGAGGATCTTTTCGTCCCCGACCGACGCGAGCGCGACGTTGTCCGGCACGTTCTCTTCCTTCCCGATCCGGGCCATCGCCTCCGGATCAACCGAGGCCGCCGTCTCCTTCTTCGCGACGGCGATCAGGTCCGCCTGGATCTTCTGGACCCGGCTCCCGGAGACCGACCTCACCGCGCGCATCGCGGCGTCCGCGTCGGAGATCCCCTGGTTCGCCTTCTTGACCTTGGCGATCTCCGCCTTGATCTCCTCGTTCGTCACCTTGAGCTTGGCCCCGATCTCCTCGCGGAGCAGCGCCTTGATCCGGATCAATTGGCCGTTCTGCTCGTCGTTCCGCTGGAGGATCTCCTTGTACTGCGGCGTGTTGTCGATCCCCAGCGAACGGCCCTCCCCGGCCAGGAGCCGCACCGCCACCAGCCGGTCGAGGGCTTCCTTCTTCTTCTCCACCGGGATGTCCACCGCGGCGAACGCGCCGGCCGGAACCCCGAGGGACTCACGGAGCTCGCTGACCTTGATCGGATCGCCGTTCACCGTGGCGACCACTTCCTGCCGCACATCCTTGCTCGAGCATCCCCCGACGAGCATCCCCCCGGCGATTCCCGCCGCGAGGAGAAGGATCGGGAACTTTCTCCGCAGTCGATTCACCTTCGATTCTCCCTTCGATCATCTGAAAACATTTGATTATACCACCCTGTCCACGAGCCTCACCCACCCCTTCTCCTCGATCCCCCGGAGGAACTCGAGCACCGCCTCTTCCGCCTCTCCCGCTTCCCACGAGAAGAGCGCCGCGACCTCCGCGGAGATTTTCCCGAGCGCGCTGATCCCGTTCAGGCGGGTCCAGATCTCCGCGCCCACGAGGTTCAGCTGGTGGATCTCTCCCTGGAACATCAGGGTGAGCACCCCGAGGTCCTCGTACTCCTCCTCCTTGCGCGCCTTCTCCCACGCGATCTCGTGCAGCCCCTTTTCGAGCCGCCAGACCACCTCGGGGTTCCGTTTCGGCACGATCATCCCGGCCTCCCTCACCCTTCAACGAGGCGGATCTGCGCCCTGGAGGCAATCCCCAGGCCCGACTCCATCGCCTTCCCGATGTGCCCGACGTCCCGGGGCGCCAGGCGGAAGATCTTTTCGGCCGCGACCACGTCCGCCGCGACCACGTCCCGGGAGGCGAACGCCTTGCCGAACGATTTCACGTCCGCGAGGTTCCCTCCGGAGGGGCCGTTCCGGACGAGGACCCTCCCCGCGTCGATCACGGTGAGGGCGACCGGGACCCGGCGGTTTACGTCCGCGAGGCACTCCGACAGCCGGAAGTGGATCTGGCCGCGGTTTCCCCCCATGATCCCCATCATGTTCTTGAGCCCGAGGGTGATGCCGGCCAGCGAGTGGTGCTTCGCGATCGGCACGTTGACGATCTTGTCCGCTTCGAGCGCGTCCCGGTAAAGGTCCCACTCCCGGATCGCCAGCGCGTCCGGGATGGACGCGCGGACGAACTTCCGGTCCTCGACGTGGTAGATCCGCAGCGCATCCCCGACGCGATTCTTCCGCGCGAACCGCTCCACGGCGTCCTTGATCCCGCTGTTGACGTAGCAGCGCCGCGGGTCGTTGCAGGTGCGGTCGAAGACGCTCACCGATCTGGCGCCCGCCGCCAGGCACATCTCCGCGACCGCCACGACGAATTCGGGGTCGGTGTTCGCCGCCTGTTCCGGCGTCCGGTCCCACCCGATGTTGGGCTTGAGGACGACCACGTCGCCGCGGGAGACGAACGACTCCATCCCCCCCAGCAGCGCCACCGCCTTGCGGGCCCGCTCCGCCGGGCTCGCCGCCGAGGCCGCGGCCACGTCGACCGTCTTGCCGGCCGCCGCGCGCAGCGCCGACGGGAAGAGCGCCGACGCGGCCAACGCTCCCGCCGCGCCTCCCGCCGCCTGGAGGAACCGCCTCCGGCTGAAGGGACATCCGCCTGGGATCATCGGGGCATCATACGCGCCGGCGACGGCGATTTCCACACCCGGGGAGGCGATTTCATCTCGCGAGCACCCCCGTCGAACGTGTTTCGCCGCGGGAGGTGACGAGCACGGCGGCACGATCGGCCAGCGGGCATTTCGTCTCGCAGATCCCGCACCCGACGCAGAGCTCCTCGTCGATGTACGGCTTCTTGAACGTTCTCCACCCGCCCCTTGCCGTCCGTGTCCTCTCCTCCCTGAAGACGATCGCCTTGCTCCACGTCGGGCAATGCTCCTCGCAGACGATGCAGTCGGACTGCCCCACCCACGGGAGGCAGCGGCTGCGGTCGACGTACGCGAGCCCCAGCCTCGTCTTCCTCTTCTCCGGGAGGGGCAGGCGCCGGATGGCGCCGGTCGGACAGACCTGTCCGCAAAGCGTGCAGTTGTACTCGCAATACCCGATCCTCGACACGAGGATCGGGCTCCACATCCCTTCGATCCCCGCCTCGAACCAGGTCGGCTGCAGGCCGTTCGCGATGCAGACCCGCATGCACTCCCCGCACCGGGTGCATCGGGCGAGGAACTCCCCCTCCGGCAACGCCCCGGGGGGGCGGATCATCAAGGGATCCGGCGCCTTCCCGTGCGCCTCCACCCGGAAGAAGGGAACGGTGACCGCTCCGAGCGCGGCGGCGGCGAGAACGCCCCGGCGAGTGAGATCGACGGCCGCCGGCCTGCGCCCCTCCTTCCCGGAGAAGTGGATCACCTCCTCGGGGCAGACCGCCTGGCAATCCATGCACTCGATGCACTCGCCGTGGTCCGTCACGGCGACGTCGCCGCCGATCGCCCCCATCCGGCACTCCGATTCGCACAGGCCGCACCGGGTGCACCCCGCCTCCGTGATCCGCCGGCGGAAGAGCCCGAACCGCCCCATGAGCGCAAGGAGGCCCCCCAGGGGGCACAGGTTCCGGCACCAGAACCGGCGCTGGTACTTTTCCGCGGCGAGGATGCCGAGGAAAAGGAGCCCCACGATCGCGGAGGTCCGGAAGACCGGCTGCTCGAAGGCGAGGAAGTGGGACTTGAGGAACCCGTAGGCCGGTTCCGAGATCCCGGGGATCGGCCCGGGCATCCGGTAGAACCCGTCGAAGATCTGGTGAAGGACCAGGTTCATCGCCGGGAAAACGGAGACGGTGAGCGTCCGGATGAGGATGCTGATCGGATCGAAGAGGAAGACCCATTGCAGCGTGAACAGCGAGGAGGCGGCAAGGAAGAAGAGGAGGAGATACTTGTACCGTCGCCAGGATACGGGCACCGCGCCCTTCCGCCGAACCTTCCGGAACACCGTCGCATCCGCGGCGTCGATCACGGCGCCGAGCGGGCAGACCCATCCGCAGAAGAAGCGGCCCAGTACGACCGTGAGGAGCGCGACGATCAACGCGGGCCAGACCAGGCCGATGAGGGCGCGGCCCGCGAGGGTGGCGGCCCCTGCCATCAGGGGGTCGAGCCGGAGAAACAGGTTGACCGCGTATGGGAGGACGTCGTTGTCCTTGTACTCCGTGTTCAGGAAGAGGAAGACGAAGAGAAGGAACACGACCCACTGCGAGGCGCGCCGAAGCGTCCGCGTCGTCTTCACCCGGGAACCCCCGGCGTCGTCCCGTTCACGAGCAGCATGGTCCTATTGTACCAACGGTATAAATTCATGGTATGAATCCCGGCATGGAAGGAAAACCCCCACGCATCCTGGTCGTCCTCCCCGCCTACCAGGAGGAGCGTTCGATCGGGGGACTGGTCCGCTCGCTCCGGGAACGATTTCCCTACGACGTGCTCGTCGTGAACGACGGGTCCACGGACGGGACCTCCGAAATTGCGAGAGAAGCGGGCGCGGTCGTCCTGGACTTGCCGTGCAATCTCGGGATCGGGGGCGCGGTGCAGACGGCGTTCCTGTACGCGGGGGATCGCGGCTACGATGCCGTCGTGCGGATCGACGGGGACGGGCAGCACGAGGTCGAGGACATCCCCAAGGTGCTGGAGCCGATCCTCTCGGGGCGGGCGGACGCGGCGATCGGCTCCCGGTTCCTCGGAGAGGCGGGATACCGGGGGAGCATCCCCAGGATCTTCGGCATCCGCTTCTTCCGCCTCCTCGTGAACCTCACCACCGGGTACCGCGTGACCGACCCGACCTCGGGCTTCTTCGCGATCAACCGGCCGTTGATCGAGTTCTACTCGCATCATTACCCGTCCGACTACCCGGAAGTGGACGCCTACATCCTGATGCACCGCCTGAAAAGCCGGGCGGTCGAAGTTCCGGTGCGGATGTACGAACGGGCGGAGGGGAAATCTTCGATCACCACCTACCGGGCGGTATACTATATGGTGAAAGTGACGCTCTCCTACCTTATCAACTGCCTGCGGAGATTCGGGTGACCCGGGTAACCCTCTTTTCGATCTGCTCCTCCGCCGTCTTTCTCCTCTACATATTGGAGATGGTGCGGCGCCGGAAACTGCGGGAGGAGTATTCTATCCTGTGGCTGGCCGGGAGCGTGGTCATCCTGGTCCTGTCGCTCAAGCAGGCCTGGCTGGTCGGAATCGCACACGCCGTGGGGATCGCCTACCCGCCGTCGTTCCTCTTCCTGGTCGGAATCCTCTTCATCCTTCTGATCCTGATCCACTTCTCGATCGCCATTTCGAAATTGCACCAGATGAACAAGAAGATGGCGCAGGAGATCGCGCTGATGAAGGCGGAGCGGGAACAGAAGGGCGAGTGAAGGAGTGGCGCAATATCTTGGGCGATGCAACCTCTGCGGCGGGCTTGTAATTCGTTGGAGCACCCACGTCTTCGGAAATCGCTGCATCAGCTGCTTCTCCACGCAGATCCATCGGGCGGTGGGAATGGCAATCGATACCCTGAGGATTCCAACGGAGGCACGGGTATATGAATTCTCCTCCCGTGGCGCTCTGTTCCGCCACCTCCGGCGTCGTTTCCAGGATTTCTACTTCTCCGAGTATTTCGACGGCGTGCCGGCCGGCGAGATACGGAACGGGATTCCCTGCCAGGACGTGCAGGACCTTAAGATTCCGAGCGGAACGTTCGACTTGGTGACCTCCACGGAAGTGTTCGAGCACGTTCCGGACGACGCGAAGGGGTTCTCGGAAATCCAGCGCGTGCTGAAGCCCGGGGGCTGGCTCGTTTTCACCGTACCGCTGACGAGGAACCCGGTGACCGTGGAGCGGGCCCGCCGCCTTTCGGACGGCCGGGTGGAGCACCTTCTCCCGCCGGAATACCATTCGGACCGGCTCCGCGGGAGAGGGAAAGTTCTGGCATATCGGAACTATGGAATGGATCTCGTTGACCGGCTTCGTAGGACAGGCCTGGTCCCGGAGGTCTTAACGATCGTCTCGGATCGGTTCATGATTCCCCGAACGCACGTCGTAACCGGGAGAAAGGTAGAGTCGTAGTAAGCTTATTTTCGGATACGTACAACGACTGCGTACCCCAACGGCATCCCATAGAAGCTCTGTCGGTACTTGTTTCCTAAGATCTTCAGGAACACGCCCAACAAACAATCCATAATAAGAGCAACCGAATTCGTTAATGCATACAGGATATTTTTGAATCCGACTAAGACACTTAGGGGAGTGCACTCGAAAAACAGGTTGACGGCGACGATTGCCGTCGATAGCGACGAGTTGGAACCCTGAAGCACAAGCAGATCATCCCCCCCGAAAACCTTTTCATAGTGATACTTCGTGAGCCGCTGGAAATCATGGGGTACGCCATGTTCCGGGAAGACGAGAGGGGAGGAAAGGAAAACCAAAGCGCCAGGTATTGCTACACGTCGCATCTCCCTCAGCGATTCCGACAGGTTCGCCGAATGCTCCAGAACTTCTGAGTATATCAAGGCCGAGAAGGCATTGTCGCGAAACGGCAGGCTGTCGTCCGAGGCAATTACATCCGGAAAGGATTTTATTGGGTCAAAATCAATCCCGATATACCGATACTTCCCTTGGCCGAGGACTTCCTCCCAAGGTTTAAAACCGCATCCCACATCCAATACCCGTGCTCTTGAAAAAAGATTTTCTTTCGCTTCGGGCAACAAGTCCCGATATTTTTTAAAAACTTCAACGTTGTTCTTGAGAAGGAAATAGGAGTAGTCCCAGATCCGCGGCCTCAAACGTTGCCGATGGATGGTTTTTCGAAATTTCGCCAGCCGACGATCCGGGTCCACGCCCCGCCCTTTTATCCGGTGTGACAACGCCTGGCAGGATCTCCGGTGGACGACTTATGCCACACTCCTGCCAAACCCGCTGGTATACTACCATTTTTTACTAGAATCCCCGTTTGGAGCATCCCGTTGAAACAACGCCTTCTCGAACTTCTCGCCTGTCCGGTTTGCGGGAATACCCTTGCCTTAACGACGTCGATCGAGAGCAACGGTGAGGTCGTCGAGGGGAACCTGTCGTGCGGGGGGTGCCGCGCCGCTTATCCCATCCGGAACAGCGTCCCACGGTTCGTTCCCCTGGACGAATACGCGGCCACGTTCAGCTTCGAATGGAACACCTTCCACGATGTCCAGCTCGACATCCTGAACCGGACGGACCTCTCCGAAAAGGAATTCCGCGGAAAGACAGGGTGGTCCCCCGAAAATTTCCGGGGGAGACTTGCCCTCGACGCCGGTGTTGGAGCGGGACGGTTTTCGGAGATCGCTTCACGATGGGGGGCGGAAGTCGTCGGGGTGGATATCAGCTTCTCTGTAGAGGCCGCGCAGCGGAACATCGGAGGAAGGGAAAATGTCCACATTGTGCAGGCCGATCTGCTCCGTCTGCCATTCCATAAGGAAGTCTTCGACCTGGGTTTCTCCATGGGGGTCCTCCACCACACCCCGGACACGAGAAAAGCATTCGATGCGGTAGTACCCTTCGTCAAGCCAGGAGGGCAGTTTGCCGTCTTCCTTTATGGGATGGGCCCATATGCTTATTTCAGCGACATATGGAGAAAAGTGACCACGAGAATCCCCTACCGCCTCGTATACTATCTCTCCGCCCTGGCCATTCCCTTGTATCCTCTCTATCGGTTTCCAATCCTGGGGAATGCACTCCAGCTCCTTTTCCCGATCGGCCTGCACCCGGATTGGCGCTGGAGGTGGCTAAATACGTTCGACTGGTATTCTCCGAAATTTCAGAACAAGCACACCTGGCCTGAAGTCCACCAGTGGTTCGAGGAGAGCGGATTCACGGAGATCAGGTTGCTGGTGGAACCTGGAGAATCCCCACTCGTGAACATCAACCTCAGGGGACGCAAAAATCCTGCATAGAACGACCAGAACACGATGGAGGGTCGATGGAGCGTCACCCCACTCCGCCTGCAGGCGGTCGCCGCATCAGGTCGAAAACCTCCAAGCAATACTGGGACGAAACCTGGCGGAAGCATGGGAACGATCCGACATTCCGGCATTGGTCCAACGACCTGCTCATCCTCAGTCTGGACCGATTCTTGTCCGGAGATGGCCGATTCCGTTTCGAGGATGGGTCCACAATGCTCGAAGTCGGCTGTGGCAACAGCAACTGGCTCCCGTACTTCGCGCAACGATGGAAACTGTCGGTCGAAGGGATCGACTATTCCGAGGAAGGTTGTCGACTCGCCCGTGAGATCATGTCGCGGAATAACCTACCCGGAACAATCTATCTGGGGGATCTGTTTTCCCCCCCCCAAGAGTTGATCGGCAGGTTCGACGTCGTAATCTCCGCCGGTGTCGTGGAGCATTTCGAGGAGCAGGGAGGATGCCTATCCGCCATCCGCGCCTTCCTGAAACCCGCAGGCCGGATGATCACCATCGTGCCGAACCTGTGCGGGTGGATGGGTGACATAACGCGTTGGTTGACCCCCGATATTTACGCGGTCCACATTCCTACCAGCAGGGAGAAATTGAGAACTGCCCACCAGGTTGCGGGAATGCAGGTACTGTACTGCGACTACTTCCTCCCTATCCACCTGGGGGTGCTCAATTTGGCCAGCATACGGTCCCACTGGATCCGTATGTCCTTGGGCCACGGGGCCAACATCCTATCGAGTGCGTTGAACTCTTTGCTATTACCTTTCCGCCACCGGGTTCATTCCCGACGGCTATCGCCTTACGTTCTCTGCATCGCGAAGAACACGGCAGACCGCCCTTCAGAGTGAGGCGTAAAGGTTCTTGTACCTTTCCACCCGGGACTCAATGCAGTATGCGTCGGCGATTTTCCGAATAGCAGCCGCGGAAAAGCGTTCCCGCATGGGTTTATTCCTGAGCATCGTCCCGATCGCTTCCGCAAGCCCCTTGGGATCCTCCGGATTTACGAGGAGGGCATCGACGCCATCGTCCACAATATCCACAACTCCGCCAATCCGCGTGGCGACGATCGGTGCGCCGGAAGCCATGGCTTCCAGTAGAGCATTGGGAAGACCTTCTTGCAGGGATGGCAACACGAACAGGTCGGCTGCTCGCAGGTACTCGGGTACGTTGTCCACCCGCCCTGCAAATCTTGCGGTTCCGGAGATCCCGAGTCGGGCTGACGACGCTTCAAGGGAATTGCGGAGGGGGCCATCCCCTAGGAGGAGCAATCGCGCATCTGGGAATCCCGGAATGGTATCCCTCCAAGCATCGAGAAGATACTCGATTCCTTTTCGCGGTACTAGGCGGCTGGAACAGAGAACAAGGGTTCTCGATGCAATACCGAGGCGCTCCTTCACCCGGTCTTTTCCCTCCGCCGCCGCGGGGTAGAACTTGTAGGGATCGATGAAATTGGGGATGTAATGGATCCTTTCCGGGACCACACCATCCCGGAGAAGACCCTCTTGGATCTCCTCGCTGATGGCGATGTACGCGTCGATATTACGCGCCAACCGAGCCAACAGATCTCCAACACCCCAATATCTTCCAGACAGCGATCCTGCCTCCGTACCAAGTTTGGCAGCCGCAACCTTGGCCACGACCTTCTTCCCCATCCAGCTCAGGAACGGGAGCGCGACAAAGAGAGGGATGCTCGCCCCGTGGAAGTGCACCAGGTCGTACGACCTCCGGCGCCGGATCAGCACACCCAGGCACCCGAGCGAGAAGACCACGGAAATCAGGATGTTTTTGAGACTGATCTCCTCAAGGATATGCTGCTTCGGAAAAAGGGACGGAACACGGACCACTTCCACGGATGGAGAGAACGCCGCCCTGCCGTCCACCTCCATCTTCCTCGCGATGACGAAAAGTTCCACCCCTTCCTTCCGGAGACGTTCCGACAGCAGCTGTGCCTGGCGGCCCAGACCGCCGAGAGCGGGGTGGTAGAGCGCGGAGACGACGCAAACTCGGGGGATCATCGGTCGATAAACCTCCGGTGCCACAGTTCCAGCATCAGCAGGTTATATATGTGGTAATGCCAGTGCCACCGGTTCTGCGCCTGCTCGTCCAGGATTTTTCGCACTGCTTCCTCACGGAAATACCCCCGGCTGGTAGCGCGAGGGGAAAGGAGCGTGTCCCGGACCATGTCCTTGAGTTCCGTGCGGAACCAGTCCCCCAAGGGGACCCCGAACCCCATCTTCGGACGGGAGAGCAATTTCTCCGGGAGCAGGGCGCCAAACACCTTTTTCAGGATATATTTCGTCGTAAGCCGCCGAAGCTTCATCTCCGCGGGCAGTCGTGCGGCGAATTCCATCAGTTCGTGGTCGAGGAGCGGGGAGCGCGTTTCGAGCGAAGCGGCCATCGAGGTCACGTCGACCTTGGGAAGCAGCGTGTCCGGTAGATAGGTATGGATGTCCGAGTACAGGGTGGCGTCGAGGAGGTTGTCCGCGTCCGTTTCCCGATACCGCGCCAACGCGATCTCGTCCGAGTCGATCCCGGCCATCTGTCCGGCAAACTCCGGGGTGTACAGCTCCGCCTTCAGGCCGGCGTCGAAGTGGCTGCAGAACCGCAGGTTCCTGCGCTCTGGGGACAGGGACAGGAACTGGAACGCCCGTTTCGCAATCCACAGGGGACTATGTATGCTCGGCGAATGGGGAATGGCGTTCAGAGCGCGGAATATCCCCCGCGACACGGCGTGGGGGACAAAGTCGACCCCGCGCAGGAGGGCGTTCAGCTTGTACCGGTGGTAGCCGGCGAAGCTCTCGTCGCCGCCGTCCCCACAGAGCGTGACCGTCACGTGCTCGCGGGCAACGCGCGAAATGTAGTACGTCGGGATCGCCGCGGAATCCGCGAATGGCTCCCCGAATCGCTCCACCAGCAGCGGCAGCACCGAGAGCATGTCGGGATGGAGTGTGAACTCCTTGTGGTCCGTTCCGTAGAGAAGGGCAACCTCACGCGCATACTCCAGCTCGTTGAACTCCCTTTCCCGGAACCCGACGGAGAAGGTCTTCACCGGCATTCCCGGGTTCTCCCGGGACATCAGAGCGACCACGCCGCTGGAATCCACCCCTCCGGAGAGGAGCGCACCCAAGGGGACATCACTTACCAGGCGGATCCGTACGGCCTCCCGGATCTTCTCGAGGAGCTCCTCTTCGAGCCGGGCCCTCCTCGCTGCGGTGTCCGCCGGATGCTTCGGCGCAAAGGAGAGCTTCCAATAGCGCCGGAGCTCCTCCCCCCCCTCCCGTACCGTCATCCAGTGGCCCGGCGGGAGCTTCCGGATGCCGGCGTACGCCGAAAACGGTGCGGGCACGCTCTGGAAGGTCAGGTAATGGTGGATCGCAACCGGATCGACTTCCACCGAGATCTCCGGGTCGGACACCAGAGACGCCAGCTCGGAGGAAAAGGAGAAGAAGTCCCTCCCGCCACGGTAGAACAGCGGCTTCTTCCCCACGCGATCCCGGGCAAGGAAGAGGGCCTTCCCCTTCCGGTCCCAGATCGCGATCGAAAACATCCCCCGCAGGCGCTCGACGCACGACGGGCCTTCCTCCTCGAAAAGGTGAAGGATGACCTCCGTGTCGGTGCGGGACCTGAACCGGTGCCCTCGCGCCTCCAGCCGGGGCCGCAGATCCTGGAAGTTGTAGATTTCCCCGTTGAAGACGATCCAGAGGGTTTCGTCTTCGTTGGGCATCGGCTGGTGCCCCTGGGGGGAAAGATCGATGACGCTCAACCGGGTTTGACCGAGGCAGGCCTCCTCGAAAACGTAGACGCCCCTGTCGTCCGGTCCCCGATGACGAAGACCATCGCACGCACGTTCCGCGTCTGCCGCCAGGGCCGGGCGGCCGTCCCAACGGACTTTACCGTATATACCGCACATCAGCGGGCGACCTCTTCGAATAGCGCCTCATACCTGCGCACGATATTTGGGGCGTCCAGGATCTGCACACGCTCTCTTCCCGCACTACCAATCTTCGACCGCAATTCCGGGTTCCCGAGAAGCCGGTCAATCGCCCCTGCAAGCGCATCGGGGTCATCCACCGGCACCAGGAAACCGTTTACACCGTCAGTGATGATCTCCTCTGGCCCGGAAGGGCAACGTGTAGACACGCACGGAACACCCAACGACATCGCCTCCAAGAGAGCGTTGGGAAATCCCTCAAACCTGGAGGAGAGAACGAAAAGGGAAGCGGAGGAAAGAGTGGAATACGGATTCGACAGGAACCCGGTGAAAGCAACCCGGTTTTCGACTCCAAGCCTGGAGGAAAGCGCCCTTAAGGCATCCTCATCCTCCCCCTCCCCCAGAATCATGAGGCGACAGGGATGCTTTATGGCCGGAAGAGATCGGAGAAGGGTGTCGAATCCTTTCTGCGGCACCAGCCGTCCCATCGCAATTATTGCCGGTGGAGTATTCTCCTCGATTCTCAATGCGTCCTTTTCAAGGCTCCTCGCCACGATGGAATTTATATCAAGCGGGTTAGGGATCGTGATGACCTTTCCGGGAGAAAGCCAATACCTCCCCACAAGCTGTTCACGGGTCGCATCGGAATTTGGCGTCACCCGATCCGCCAGGCGGTACAGGAAGAAGATCCCGATCCTCCTTGTGACGTCTTCCAGGAACCCTTCCCTTGCGCCGGAGACCGACAACCTCTCGGAAACCACCAGTCCCGCACGAATTCCCGCAACAGCCCGCGCAAGAATCGTGACCAGATTGCTGAACCAGAGGAAGCTGACGATCACATCGGGGTCTTCACGACGGCAGAAACGGACGAAATTTCCGAACCATGCCCATCGCCCGCCGTGCCCGTACCGTCCGCAGTCCAAAACGGTAACATCCGGAGGAATCAGTGATAAAAAAGCCCCCTCCCCCTGGAACAGCACCAGAGACGGAGAGAACCGGGTTCGGTCAAGTAGGGCGAGGATCCTTGCGACAACGCGCTGCGCGCCTCCGCCCTGCATACCGAAGATGACGAACATAATCTTCCGCGGTCGATTCATCACCTGTCCCTGCGGGGAACAACCGACTGAAGCACGATATCCCGGATGGTTCTCACTTGTCGCCCCGGGAGCAGAAATACCACGAGGGTATACACCACGATGAACAGAACTCCTAGTAAAGGAACCTCCGCCCAGTGCGGGAGACCACGGGGTATTGAAGCGGAAACGGCAAATGCTGCGATCGTTCCCGCCGAGGCATTCGCCAGCACAGCCCCCACGTTCCGGTACCCGACGTGAACTCCCAACCTGGGGAGCCAAAGCAGCCCGGTCACCAGGACGAGCCAATTCGAAACCGCCGTTGTAAATGCGATCCCTGCGATCCCCCACCCCGCTCTTATAACCAGGAGATAGT encodes:
- the asnB gene encoding asparagine synthase (glutamine-hydrolyzing) encodes the protein MCGIYGKVRWDGRPALAADAERACDGLRHRGPDDRGVYVFEEACLGQTRLSVIDLSPQGHQPMPNEDETLWIVFNGEIYNFQDLRPRLEARGHRFRSRTDTEVILHLFEEEGPSCVERLRGMFSIAIWDRKGKALFLARDRVGKKPLFYRGGRDFFSFSSELASLVSDPEISVEVDPVAIHHYLTFQSVPAPFSAYAGIRKLPPGHWMTVREGGEELRRYWKLSFAPKHPADTAARRARLEEELLEKIREAVRIRLVSDVPLGALLSGGVDSSGVVALMSRENPGMPVKTFSVGFREREFNELEYAREVALLYGTDHKEFTLHPDMLSVLPLLVERFGEPFADSAAIPTYYISRVAREHVTVTLCGDGGDESFAGYHRYKLNALLRGVDFVPHAVSRGIFRALNAIPHSPSIHSPLWIAKRAFQFLSLSPERRNLRFCSHFDAGLKAELYTPEFAGQMAGIDSDEIALARYRETDADNLLDATLYSDIHTYLPDTLLPKVDVTSMAASLETRSPLLDHELMEFAARLPAEMKLRRLTTKYILKKVFGALLPEKLLSRPKMGFGVPLGDWFRTELKDMVRDTLLSPRATSRGYFREEAVRKILDEQAQNRWHWHYHIYNLLMLELWHRRFIDR
- a CDS encoding glycosyltransferase — translated: MNRPRKIMFVIFGMQGGGAQRVVARILALLDRTRFSPSLVLFQGEGAFLSLIPPDVTVLDCGRYGHGGRWAWFGNFVRFCRREDPDVIVSFLWFSNLVTILARAVAGIRAGLVVSERLSVSGAREGFLEDVTRRIGIFFLYRLADRVTPNSDATREQLVGRYWLSPGKVITIPNPLDINSIVARSLEKDALRIEENTPPAIIAMGRLVPQKGFDTLLRSLPAIKHPCRLMILGEGEDEDALRALSSRLGVENRVAFTGFLSNPYSTLSSASLFVLSSRFEGFPNALLEAMSLGVPCVSTRCPSGPEEIITDGVNGFLVPVDDPDALAGAIDRLLGNPELRSKIGSAGRERVQILDAPNIVRRYEALFEEVAR